One Nesterenkonia populi DNA window includes the following coding sequences:
- a CDS encoding VOC family protein — MDIQHLYSDYIDRAQQALEALGLMDSVVQQDTVCLQVPSHERYDQVKAQLIEEDARLLSEKEIGGRLIAVFAPAAPVRAEGSPWAASFVELAQPKPNADSVPEGIRHVQFVVRTGVETFREAHEHIRFRDRGNYANRLLETKREDVTLRFHDKHLGAVIEQEKAAAILPPVEFAVPGPMREALVRVVESGEKTATTSLLAEYQVFGEALPAVGDRGVVVDSDSQPACVIEVTDVQVVPLKDVPRSHVVAEGEGFENPAEWRAAHKEFWDSEEVREHLGPDLKISDSTLVVLERFRTLP; from the coding sequence GTGGATATTCAGCACCTCTACTCCGACTACATCGACCGGGCCCAGCAGGCCCTCGAGGCGCTCGGCCTGATGGACAGCGTCGTCCAGCAGGACACCGTGTGCCTGCAGGTCCCCAGCCACGAGCGGTACGACCAGGTCAAAGCCCAGCTGATCGAGGAGGACGCCCGCCTGCTCTCCGAGAAGGAGATCGGCGGCCGCCTCATCGCGGTCTTCGCTCCCGCCGCGCCGGTGCGAGCTGAAGGCTCCCCCTGGGCGGCCAGCTTCGTCGAGCTCGCGCAGCCCAAGCCCAACGCGGACTCCGTACCGGAGGGCATCCGGCACGTGCAGTTTGTGGTCCGTACCGGCGTCGAGACGTTCCGGGAAGCCCACGAGCACATCCGGTTCAGGGATCGCGGCAACTATGCCAACCGCCTCCTGGAGACGAAGCGCGAGGACGTCACACTCCGCTTCCACGACAAGCACCTGGGCGCAGTCATTGAGCAGGAGAAGGCTGCCGCCATCCTGCCGCCTGTGGAGTTCGCCGTGCCCGGGCCGATGCGTGAGGCCCTCGTCCGTGTGGTGGAGTCCGGGGAGAAGACCGCGACCACCTCCCTGCTGGCCGAGTACCAGGTCTTCGGCGAAGCCCTGCCCGCCGTGGGCGACCGCGGCGTCGTCGTCGACTCGGACAGCCAGCCGGCCTGCGTCATTGAGGTGACCGATGTGCAGGTCGTTCCCCTGAAGGACGTGCCGCGCTCCCACGTGGTGGCTGAGGGCGAGGGCTTCGAGAACCCCGCCGAGTGGCGTGCCGCGCACAAGGAGTTCTGGGACTCCGAGGAGGTCCGCGAGCACCTGGGCCCGGACCTCAAGATCAGCGACAGCACCCTGGTGGTCCTGGAGCGCTTCCGCACCCTCCCGTAG
- the rsmI gene encoding 16S rRNA (cytidine(1402)-2'-O)-methyltransferase: MTAPDSESQLWETPVVLAATPIGNLGDTTERLRQLLRTAEIIACEDTRRTRRLLQALAISTEAKLLSLHEHNEASRSEQLVEQAAAGTRILVVSDAGMPAVSDPGHRLITAAVDAGVGLTVAPGASAVTTALALSGLPTHAFTFGGFIPRKQSEKQSLFARLQSEEWTTVLFESPHRIAAVAAELAEALGPSRRAAVARELTKKYEEVLRGSLAELAELLERRHAEGTLRGEFVLVIAGAAPGDDGAAQLTAAEQAQRLAELVLQRTEEGIRLKDAAKQVAAEQPAGGHSVSSRDLYQAALERRKTTGE, translated from the coding sequence ATGACCGCTCCTGATTCCGAATCCCAGCTCTGGGAGACCCCCGTGGTGCTGGCCGCCACCCCCATCGGCAACCTCGGCGATACCACCGAGCGGCTCCGCCAGCTGCTCCGCACCGCGGAGATCATCGCCTGCGAGGACACCCGCCGCACCCGCCGCCTGCTGCAGGCTCTGGCCATCAGCACTGAGGCGAAGCTCCTCAGCCTCCACGAGCACAACGAGGCCTCCCGCAGCGAGCAGCTGGTCGAGCAGGCCGCCGCCGGCACCCGGATCCTCGTGGTCTCCGACGCGGGGATGCCCGCGGTCTCCGATCCCGGCCACCGGCTCATCACCGCAGCCGTCGACGCCGGGGTCGGGCTCACCGTCGCCCCGGGAGCCTCAGCGGTCACCACCGCCCTCGCGCTCTCCGGACTGCCCACCCACGCGTTCACCTTCGGCGGCTTCATCCCCCGCAAACAGTCCGAGAAGCAGAGCCTCTTCGCCCGCCTGCAGAGTGAGGAGTGGACCACCGTCCTCTTCGAGTCACCGCACCGGATCGCCGCCGTGGCGGCCGAGCTCGCCGAAGCCCTCGGCCCGTCCCGGAGGGCCGCCGTCGCCCGTGAGCTCACCAAGAAGTACGAGGAGGTCCTCCGCGGGTCCCTCGCAGAGCTGGCGGAGCTGCTCGAGCGGCGGCACGCTGAGGGCACCCTCAGAGGCGAGTTCGTCCTCGTGATCGCAGGCGCGGCCCCCGGCGACGACGGCGCCGCCCAGCTCACCGCGGCCGAGCAGGCCCAGAGGCTCGCCGAGCTGGTGCTTCAGCGCACGGAGGAGGGCATCCGGCTCAAGGACGCCGCCAAGCAGGTGGCCGCCGAGCAGCCGGCCGGCGGGCACAGCGTCAGCAGCCGCGACCTCTACCAGGCGGCCCTCGAGCGCCGGAAGACTACCGGCGAGTAA
- a CDS encoding 4-(cytidine 5'-diphospho)-2-C-methyl-D-erythritol kinase, with amino-acid sequence MRDSQLFGHVTAVAPGKVNLSLRAGPLRPDGYHDVATLYCAVSLYEEVTASPREDDAITVTVSERSVFTGVDLLDESTGERVTGEIPLGASNLAYRAAALLRDRLKGRRAGVLSGPWEGSAPAGWGVDLTLVKNVPVAGGMGGGSADAAAALVACSALWDAGLSKEQLAEIGSELGADVPFALMGGAAAGQGVGDELSPLLHRGELHLVIAPASVGLSTPGVYRTLDAMRERAGVQADTPELDPDLVRAVSRSDAESLSALMVNDLQAPAVSRLPELDELMDLGLSEGAMQGIVSGSGPTVFFLAHDAAHASQLATSLEERAEVWAIPVTAPAPGARLLAQK; translated from the coding sequence ATGCGTGACAGTCAGCTCTTCGGGCACGTGACAGCAGTGGCCCCCGGCAAGGTCAATCTCAGCCTCCGGGCGGGTCCCCTGCGCCCGGACGGCTACCACGACGTCGCCACGCTCTACTGCGCCGTCTCTCTCTACGAGGAGGTCACCGCGTCCCCGCGCGAGGACGACGCCATCACCGTGACCGTCTCGGAGCGCTCAGTCTTCACCGGAGTGGATCTGCTGGATGAGAGCACCGGCGAGCGGGTGACCGGAGAGATCCCCCTCGGGGCGAGCAACCTCGCCTACCGGGCTGCCGCGCTGCTGCGGGACCGGCTCAAGGGGCGGCGCGCGGGCGTGCTGTCGGGCCCCTGGGAGGGCAGCGCGCCCGCCGGCTGGGGAGTGGATCTGACGCTGGTGAAGAACGTCCCGGTCGCCGGCGGCATGGGCGGCGGCTCGGCGGACGCAGCGGCGGCCCTGGTGGCCTGCTCCGCCCTCTGGGATGCGGGCCTGTCCAAGGAGCAGCTGGCGGAGATCGGCTCGGAGCTGGGGGCGGACGTGCCTTTCGCTCTGATGGGCGGCGCCGCGGCCGGCCAGGGGGTGGGCGATGAGCTGTCCCCGCTGCTGCACAGAGGCGAACTGCATCTGGTGATCGCTCCTGCCTCCGTGGGGCTCTCCACCCCGGGCGTCTACCGAACGCTGGACGCGATGCGTGAGCGGGCGGGCGTACAGGCTGATACCCCGGAGCTTGACCCGGACCTGGTACGGGCAGTCTCGCGGTCGGATGCCGAGAGCCTCTCCGCGCTGATGGTCAACGATCTCCAGGCACCGGCGGTGAGCAGACTGCCGGAGTTGGATGAGCTCATGGACCTGGGCCTCTCGGAGGGCGCGATGCAGGGCATCGTCTCCGGTTCAGGGCCGACGGTGTTCTTCCTCGCCCACGACGCCGCGCACGCCTCGCAGCTGGCCACCTCCCTGGAGGAGCGCGCCGAGGTCTGGGCCATCCCGGTCACAGCGCCGGCCCCGGGAGCCCGCCTCCTCGCGCAGAAGTAG
- the rsmA gene encoding 16S rRNA (adenine(1518)-N(6)/adenine(1519)-N(6))-dimethyltransferase RsmA — MSGARDDAAPADEAARPLLSAAHIRELADRLSIRPTKQWGQNFVIDPNTIRRIVGLAGLRGDEHVLEVGPGLGSLTLGLLDEAAEVTAVEIDPKLAAQLPETVRTMRPEAADRLTVVRQDAMRIGPGELSGRVIGEESSYGDAAARKGDPAPELGEPEVLVANLPYNVAVPVVLHLLQTLPSLTKGLVMVQEEVADRLAAGPGSKIYGVPSVKVAWDTETRKVGVVGKRVFWPEPRISSGLVRFDRHEPVSTDVSRAEVFAVVDSAFSQRRKTLRAALSGLAGSGAAAEQALMRAGVSPQARGETLDVAAFARIAAALQRA; from the coding sequence GTGAGCGGCGCGCGCGACGACGCCGCCCCTGCTGATGAGGCTGCCCGCCCGCTGCTCTCCGCAGCGCATATCCGGGAACTGGCAGACCGGCTGAGCATCCGCCCCACCAAGCAGTGGGGCCAGAACTTTGTGATCGACCCGAACACGATCCGCAGGATCGTCGGCCTGGCTGGGCTGCGCGGCGACGAGCACGTTCTTGAGGTGGGTCCCGGCCTCGGCTCCCTGACGCTGGGGCTGCTGGATGAGGCAGCCGAGGTCACCGCCGTGGAGATCGATCCGAAGCTGGCCGCCCAGCTGCCTGAGACCGTCCGGACCATGCGCCCGGAGGCTGCAGACCGGCTCACTGTGGTCCGGCAGGATGCGATGAGGATCGGTCCCGGTGAGCTCAGCGGCCGGGTGATCGGTGAAGAGTCCTCCTACGGCGACGCCGCGGCACGGAAGGGTGATCCCGCGCCTGAGCTCGGTGAGCCTGAGGTGCTGGTGGCGAACCTGCCGTACAACGTTGCGGTGCCCGTGGTGCTCCACCTGCTGCAGACCCTCCCTTCCCTGACCAAGGGCCTGGTGATGGTGCAGGAGGAGGTCGCCGACCGGCTGGCCGCCGGGCCGGGCTCCAAGATCTACGGGGTCCCCAGCGTGAAGGTCGCCTGGGACACGGAGACCCGCAAGGTCGGCGTCGTCGGCAAGCGCGTGTTCTGGCCGGAGCCTCGGATTTCGTCCGGGCTTGTGCGCTTCGACCGGCATGAGCCGGTCAGCACCGATGTCTCGCGGGCGGAGGTCTTCGCGGTGGTGGACTCGGCCTTCTCCCAGCGCCGCAAGACGCTGCGCGCGGCCCTGTCAGGCCTGGCCGGTTCGGGCGCCGCCGCCGAGCAGGCGCTCATGCGCGCCGGTGTCTCACCCCAGGCGCGCGGCGAGACGCTCGACGTCGCCGCGTTCGCCCGGATCGCCGCCGCCCTGCAGCGGGCCTGA
- a CDS encoding sulfite exporter TauE/SafE family protein — protein sequence MTELLIPAAIIGLVVLASALQRVTGLGFAMVVSPFFVVMLGPHAGVMLTNVLGGAMPLMMLAAVWKDIEWRKIAWIVPPAVLVTPLFAWIAEQSHVGVLYVVVASLVILGLSAGIIASWVGKHPHDGASARILAGAGAGAGTVLAGVGGPAMTIYAVLSRWDPRRMAATLQPLWVAISAGALISKLIFSGNHTPDLHWAVWLGCLLATLLGIWAGGRLSRRVAASAIRRLVIALAFLGAVMALVTGLSQLT from the coding sequence TTGACCGAGCTCCTCATACCGGCCGCGATCATCGGGCTGGTCGTCCTCGCCTCCGCTCTCCAACGCGTCACCGGCCTCGGCTTCGCCATGGTCGTCTCCCCGTTCTTCGTGGTGATGCTCGGCCCCCACGCCGGCGTCATGCTCACCAATGTGCTCGGCGGCGCCATGCCCCTGATGATGCTCGCCGCCGTCTGGAAGGACATCGAATGGCGCAAGATCGCATGGATCGTGCCGCCCGCCGTCCTCGTCACCCCGCTCTTCGCGTGGATCGCCGAGCAGTCCCACGTCGGGGTCCTCTACGTCGTCGTCGCCTCCCTGGTGATCCTCGGACTGTCTGCCGGGATCATCGCCTCCTGGGTCGGCAAACACCCTCATGACGGAGCCTCGGCGCGGATCCTCGCGGGAGCCGGCGCGGGGGCCGGGACTGTCCTCGCCGGCGTCGGCGGACCCGCCATGACCATCTACGCCGTCCTCTCCCGCTGGGACCCCCGCCGAATGGCCGCCACCCTGCAGCCCCTCTGGGTGGCGATCTCAGCCGGGGCGCTCATCAGCAAGCTCATCTTCAGCGGCAACCACACCCCCGACCTCCACTGGGCAGTCTGGCTCGGCTGCCTGCTCGCCACCCTGCTGGGAATCTGGGCCGGCGGCCGCCTCAGCCGGCGGGTCGCAGCCTCCGCCATTCGGCGGCTGGTGATCGCCCTGGCCTTCCTCGGCGCCGTCATGGCTCTCGTCACCGGCCTCTCCCAGCTGACCTGA
- a CDS encoding TatD family hydrolase, producing MSASAVTPGETPAAYQPEPDASPDGDGPVRAQSEEKSGKRRRLTYPPAPEPLPVPVLDNHAHLDFRDGLVRVSVAEHLDTAQAVGVSGAVLVGYDLASSEFSVQAARSEPRAKAAVALHPNEAPVLAAEGKYETAFGRIAELAQDEQVVAVGETGLDHYRTDETGRAAQERSFREHIALAAERGIAMQIHDRDAHHDVVRVLRDAPALPPVVVFHCFSGDAELARICSENGWYMSFAGTATFKNAEGIREGLRVADPSLILVETDCPFLTPHPFRGQPNAPYMIPQTMRLMARVREAELPSLCQQVMLNTVQAYGSWT from the coding sequence GTGAGCGCATCTGCAGTGACCCCCGGCGAGACCCCTGCTGCCTACCAGCCCGAACCGGACGCCTCCCCCGACGGCGACGGGCCCGTGCGCGCCCAGTCGGAGGAGAAGTCGGGGAAGAGGCGGCGCCTGACATACCCGCCCGCCCCGGAGCCGCTGCCGGTCCCGGTCCTGGACAACCACGCGCACCTCGACTTCCGGGATGGGCTCGTCCGGGTCAGTGTGGCCGAGCACCTCGACACCGCCCAGGCTGTGGGGGTGAGCGGAGCGGTGCTGGTGGGGTATGACCTGGCCAGCTCCGAGTTCTCCGTGCAGGCCGCCCGCTCAGAGCCTCGCGCCAAGGCCGCCGTCGCCCTGCACCCCAATGAGGCCCCGGTGCTCGCCGCGGAAGGGAAGTACGAGACCGCGTTCGGCCGGATCGCCGAGCTCGCCCAGGATGAGCAGGTCGTCGCCGTCGGTGAGACAGGCCTCGACCATTACCGCACCGACGAGACCGGCCGCGCCGCGCAGGAACGCTCCTTCCGCGAGCACATCGCCCTGGCCGCCGAGCGGGGCATCGCCATGCAGATCCATGACCGGGACGCTCACCACGACGTCGTCCGAGTCCTCAGGGACGCACCCGCTCTGCCGCCTGTCGTCGTCTTCCACTGCTTCTCCGGGGACGCCGAGCTCGCCCGGATCTGCAGCGAGAACGGCTGGTACATGAGCTTCGCGGGCACCGCCACGTTCAAGAACGCCGAGGGCATCCGGGAGGGGCTCCGGGTCGCCGATCCGTCCCTGATCCTGGTGGAGACCGACTGCCCGTTCCTCACCCCGCACCCGTTCCGCGGCCAGCCCAACGCCCCCTATATGATCCCGCAGACCATGAGGCTGATGGCCCGAGTGCGCGAAGCTGAGCTGCCCAGCCTCTGCCAGCAGGTCATGCTCAACACCGTGCAGGCCTACGGGAGCTGGACGTGA
- a CDS encoding AMP-dependent synthetase/ligase: MNSTSDAPETPAAPNAPIAEAATEQAVHLPEDHNVTHGVLALEQKRPGHAVYAIRNGSGGWLDVSIASFLDQVRGVAKGLIAAGVQPGDRVAVMSQTSYPWAVVDQAVWFAGGISVPVYDTASTHQVSHVLANSGAKLVLIGDESLRAKVQGAANMGRAEVTIRSAESIAALNEIAADGASVSAADLESARTARKLDDVATIVYTSGTTGKPKGARITHRNLAEGAANLLSFTTDILGKGESRTLLFLPLAHVLARAVQLACIHRGIQVAHTGDTTTLIEDLGSYRPTWLLAVPRVFEKVYHSAAAKAESEGRGKIFHAARRTAIAYSEALQAEADGTGRGPSVALKAKHALFSKLVYSKLHARMGGCVTHFVSGASPLNPEIGHFFTGIGLPVQEGYGLTESTAPITLNIPGATRIGSVGLPVPGNSVKTAEDGEVLLKGPVIFDGYHRDEDGTAETFDEDGWFRSGDLGSMDEDGFLTITGRKKELIVTAGGKNVYPTPMEEAVRADPLVAQTIIVGDGKPFVAALVFPDPENLAGWAEREGYGSEMSLTEVLHHDEAGPALREHVQARVDESNEKVSRAESIRKFEMVDAELTEASGHLTPSMKLIRAKVIDDYADTVEALYAG; the protein is encoded by the coding sequence GTGAATTCGACCAGCGACGCCCCAGAGACCCCTGCCGCGCCGAACGCCCCCATCGCCGAGGCTGCCACGGAGCAGGCCGTGCACCTGCCTGAGGACCACAACGTCACCCACGGGGTCCTCGCCCTGGAGCAGAAGCGGCCCGGGCACGCCGTCTATGCGATCCGCAACGGCTCCGGTGGCTGGCTGGACGTCTCCATCGCCTCCTTCCTGGACCAGGTCCGCGGTGTGGCGAAGGGCCTGATCGCCGCAGGCGTGCAGCCCGGGGACCGGGTCGCTGTGATGTCGCAGACCTCCTACCCGTGGGCTGTGGTGGACCAGGCCGTCTGGTTCGCAGGCGGCATCTCCGTGCCCGTCTACGACACGGCCTCCACCCATCAGGTCTCCCATGTGCTCGCCAACTCCGGCGCCAAGCTCGTCCTCATCGGTGACGAGTCCCTGCGCGCGAAGGTCCAGGGAGCAGCGAATATGGGCCGGGCCGAGGTGACCATCCGGTCCGCGGAGAGCATCGCAGCGCTCAACGAGATCGCGGCCGACGGCGCCTCCGTCTCCGCTGCTGACCTGGAGTCCGCACGCACCGCACGGAAGCTCGACGACGTCGCGACCATCGTCTACACCTCCGGCACCACCGGCAAGCCCAAGGGTGCGCGGATCACGCACCGGAACCTGGCCGAGGGCGCGGCCAACCTGCTGAGCTTCACCACCGACATCCTCGGCAAGGGGGAGTCCCGGACCCTGCTGTTCCTGCCCTTGGCGCATGTGCTGGCCCGGGCGGTGCAGCTGGCCTGCATCCACCGCGGCATCCAGGTGGCCCACACCGGTGACACCACCACCCTCATTGAGGACCTGGGCAGCTACCGCCCTACGTGGCTGCTGGCGGTGCCGCGCGTCTTCGAGAAGGTCTATCACTCCGCCGCTGCGAAGGCTGAGTCTGAGGGCAGGGGCAAGATCTTCCACGCAGCCCGCCGGACGGCGATCGCCTACTCGGAAGCCCTGCAGGCTGAGGCTGACGGCACCGGCAGGGGCCCCTCCGTCGCGCTGAAGGCCAAGCACGCCCTCTTCTCCAAGCTGGTGTACTCCAAGCTGCACGCCCGGATGGGCGGCTGCGTGACCCACTTCGTCTCCGGGGCGTCCCCGCTGAACCCGGAGATCGGGCACTTCTTCACCGGCATCGGCCTGCCCGTTCAGGAAGGCTACGGCCTGACGGAGTCCACCGCCCCGATCACGCTGAACATCCCGGGCGCCACCCGCATCGGCTCGGTGGGCCTGCCGGTGCCCGGCAACAGCGTGAAGACCGCCGAGGACGGCGAGGTCCTCCTGAAGGGCCCTGTGATCTTCGACGGCTACCACCGGGACGAGGACGGCACCGCGGAGACTTTCGACGAGGACGGCTGGTTCCGCTCCGGGGACCTCGGCTCCATGGACGAGGACGGGTTCCTCACCATCACCGGCCGAAAGAAGGAGCTCATCGTCACCGCGGGCGGCAAGAACGTCTACCCGACCCCGATGGAGGAGGCGGTCCGTGCTGACCCGCTGGTCGCCCAGACGATCATTGTCGGCGACGGCAAGCCGTTCGTGGCGGCTCTGGTGTTTCCGGACCCGGAGAACCTGGCCGGCTGGGCCGAGCGCGAGGGATACGGCTCCGAAATGTCTCTGACGGAGGTGCTCCACCATGATGAGGCGGGCCCGGCCCTGCGTGAGCATGTGCAGGCCCGGGTGGATGAGTCCAATGAGAAGGTCTCCCGCGCCGAGTCGATCCGGAAGTTCGAGATGGTCGACGCCGAGCTGACCGAAGCCTCGGGCCACCTCACCCCGAGCATGAAGCTCATCCGCGCCAAGGTCATCGACGACTACGCGGACACAGTGGAAGCCCTCTACGCCGGCTGA